The Helianthus annuus cultivar XRQ/B chromosome 15, HanXRQr2.0-SUNRISE, whole genome shotgun sequence genomic sequence TTTCGCTAACACTCTTgtacactcttgctctctagaTTACTGCAATCACCACACTTGTACCCAATtcacgttgtaacacttagtcgatccgcaccacatcctgcactgtatcctgatatttgaagcaatagaagaacaaggcagctgcgattgtcagctcccggggttttatgccggcgatctagattgatcaagggctttcctcgtacatctcgtgtcatttactttacttttttgctcattgtttgatcgcagatacgactctatatcctgagccgtatccccgaactgtttttacaaataactcaattgacatatttttgaacacattctcttagcacactacctcacttaactaatttgatcacttaattgcttcggtaatttttgaccaaaacagtttttTATACATACATGTACTTAAAGAATGAAtcattgataaaaaaaataaaataaacgatgTTAGTTTGTTACTTTGTTCCTTTTTTTCTCACAATAATTTAGTGTTTTGTAAAAACCTTGGCACAATGATTTATTAAGACTGAATCCTTTTAATCCTTCTTTTTAAACCTCCCCTCCTATATATTAACTGTTATAACAAACATGTAAAAGAACTAACAAAATGACACTTGACATCTATTTTATGAGATATAGATGTATAACAAAAACAAGTGTAAACatttatgttttattgttttACTTTTTGAGTGTTCGGTATGTGTAGCTTTGATGTTGAAAATGTCATAAGGCTCCATACATGGAGGACGTAGATTCGTACATTTGGTAACAATTACATGAAGTGGTAGGTTGAAAGTGAATGTATGAGGTCTACTTTTGTCACATGCATAATGCCATGGCATGCGTCATCAATTCATCGTTAATTTCCATAATATAAATTAGCAAACATTTGCATTATATTGTTATTGTACCAAGTataggggttttccaaaaaaaattttgtgatttttcacttttaacccaaaagttttcatTTATTGTATTTTAACACTTTTAATTTGTTTACTTTTAACttaaaacttttcatcttttgtaatttaacccaaaacttttttatttacaactttggtcccccatactttttatctttcgcaagttttttcgttttacgtttcgttttaaattttgcgagttactacgtcgcaacgtgcatgtgtggttcaacgtttttcgtctattttttcacatttgacaggtaTGTCGCTACATGTCTATTTTCCCCATTTGGCAAGTTCGCTGCAACGGGCCGATTCTAcattgacttagttattcttttctatgttattttgcgagttaacacggcgcaacgtgcgtatgtgtttcaacatttttatgtCTATTTTTTCGATCtaacaagttcgtcgcaacgcgtGTGTCCTAAATCGACATAGTTATTTTTTTCATGTTATATGTTTCTGTCTTATTTCTTCgtattaacacgccgcaacttcagtgttggtgaTCGATACCAGCGGTGTGGCATTGATGTTATTTGGCATAGTTTTAAGCCCTCACCGCAACGCGAGAATGCTTAATTCTAGTATTATATTCATGTACTAAATTTGTAACCAACATATATTTATGCATGTAGCCATGTATCATACATAAAACAAGAATTTACATCATCAGTGACGTAGCAAATCTTATACCATTTACTAATTAATTAATGAATCACCAAATATTCTATCAATTATTCAATTATCCTTTAGCAATTAAACACCAATAAACAAAAGGACTAGTTTTTTAATTAACAATTAAACACCAATAAACAAAAGTACTAGTTTTTTAAATGTTTAAATTACCCTGAATCCGTCTTCGACAGGGCTTGAACCTTAACATCAAGAAAAACATCTTATCTTCAATGACATTGCCAATTGAATCCAACCTCCCACTCGAACAAAAGGACAAATGTATTCGATATTCCTTTTATCAACTAACGTAAACACTTTCTAATCATAATCTCCAAAATCTACTTAACTACACATTTGTTTTAAGGAGACCTCAACCTTCGACTTTAAGGAGGACACTTTTTCATACATCTTAGTATCACTAGGCTATAAGCAATGTTATAAAATAAGGTCTTGAAGGCCGAGTAATCGCTACAAGTTAGGCTGCTGAAGCGTCTTTCTTCAACTCCACTTAATTACTCATAATTGATCAAACACGGTCAAAGTCGGCCTgaatcggatctagtaggtcaactcgggccgagtttgacttaaaaaaaaataaaacgtaATTCTTATATCTATCATCTTAAAGAAATGGATATCATTTTTTAGTAAAGTAAACAGATGGTCCATGTGGCTTATTTTGGATTATGTccttagcttttcaaaagtacacgaaTGGTCCATGTGGTTTTCACTTTATAACGCATGTAGTCCctagccaacaaatctaaaggctttagcatgtccaagttagggactaaatgcgttacaaagtgcaaaccacagggaccatccatgtacttttggaaaaagttgAGGACTAAGTGTGTTACaatgtgcaaaccacagggaccttccatgtacttttgaaaaaaaaaactgaggactaaatacgttacaaagtgcaaaccacagggaccatctgtatacttttggaaagctagtgaccaaatccaaaattttgataaacaaagggactatccgtgtactttactcatcATTTTTAAAGGAATTAATATCAATTTTTGATATAGTTTACTATTTGAACATATATTCTTTATTTATATTGATATTCATCtagttataaatattagtaaacttatgATATGTGACATATACATATAATTTttcgaaaactaatttctttataatttaaaatGTCCGAGTACTCCCAAGTACTATCCGCCtatgccgagtactctcaactccacAATCAATTGATTAGAAAGCGTctaacgacttttgcaaccatggccATGACTATACGCCCTTTGATTTTCACCTGAGTAGTATGCATGGTGTTGCTATTATCTAATAACTTAGTTATCTATCAGGTTTGAAGTGCTTTTCTCATTTTATATTGTTATCATTAGTAAATAAAATTGTAATCGTTTGAATAAATAGTTAAGGTTGTGCTAAAAAGCAACCgataaaagaaaaagaagagtaAAATGCACAAATGCACGAACAGTACCTCTGGTTTTACAAAATAATACCTATAGTCTCAAACTTTTAGAAATTACACCGGTATTTCCTGTAATTTGACAATTTGTTACTTGGATAGTCACTGgagtggatgtccgttagttttctccgttaagtggatgtgaaatgacaaaattaccctcCATCTTCTCCACTATATAAATACCAAACAACCCCACCCACCCCCCACATTTCTCTCTGTTTCCCCCACCATTAACCACCAACCACCAACCACCTCCCACCTACacccatggttgcaaaagtcgttaagcgctccctagtcggtcgaccggggagtaaagagtactcggcctaggtgGAGAGAGTACTCAGGGAGTACTCGGAcatattaaattataaaaaaattagttttcggaaattaaatatatgtcgtATAACAtagtttactaatatttataataaaatacgtgaaaattatatttattcttTAATATGTTAGGTGTAGAAATtacgttttattttttttaagtcaaactcggcccaaCGAGACCTACTAGATCCATCTGATTCTAGCCAAGTTtgaccgcgtttgatcgatttcgagtaattaggcggagttaaAGAAAGTCGCCTTAGCAGCCTATCTTGTAGCGAttactcgggaagtactcggccttagagaccttgttttacaatcATGCCTACACCACAGCAGCACTAAGTTCAACAATGGAATGAGCTGTGTAGCTTGCTTTGAAATCAAGTGTGCGGTGAACCAAAATGGTGTCACCCTAGTTCTGTAGTAGTCACTACAACCAACTTCTGCCCACCAAACAATGCATTACCCAACAATGATGGAGGCTGGTGCAACCCTCCCCAACACCATTTTGACATCTCTCAGCCTGTGTTACAGCAAACAAAGCTGAAATTATTCCTGTTCATTACAGTaggtatgttttatgttttaaactcatattTCAACTTGGTGCTGCTAACAAACGTAGGAGGAGCAGGGAATGTAACAAGGGTTGCAATCAGAGAGAGGTGGGGGTggggttgttttgtttttatagagtggagaagatgaagggtaattttgtcatttcacacacacttaacggagaaaactaacggacATTCACTCCAGCGACTATTCGAGTAACAAATTGTCAAACCACAgagagcaccggtgtaattttcAAAAATTGAGAACTATAGGTGTTTTTTTTGgaaaaccacatggactatccgtgcattttactcaaaaaaaaaaaaaaattggatttgTTGGTTAAAACAATGATATGAGACGCTCTATTTTATACACCACACACATCGTTATATATATGTTCATGATTAAAATTCATTACAACAACAGTTAATACATATGCTCATGATTAAAACTCATTACAACAACAGTTAATCAAACATTCAACCTGGACGCATTGTCATATATAAGTGTGTGTGCGCAACAAAATTGGTTATATCACCGAATCAAACCTAAGAAGTAGACCATGTTTTAATGGGTTAAACACATTCTTATATAGTTGTGAATAAAAAAAACTAGTATGACATACCCGTGCGTTTCAGCGGTCTCGTAATCGCATACGTAATTTAGGTAAACCAATTGCGATTAGACTCGTAATTGTATATGTAATTTAGGTAAACCAATTCTGATGTGCCCGTAAAAATCTAATGATTGAATTAGTTTGAAGACTAATAATAAATTTTCGGTTATTGAACCAATAAGTATATTAAAATGTTAGTAGATACAAACATTTAATAtgtgttttgatattttttttcAAGCAATCTAAGTATATGTAACACAACAAAAAACGAAATAAATTGTAACAAATAGAAGAAAAACGGTGGCATGGTACCTATGACGTGGTGTAGCGACCTGAACAAACGAAAAAAATGGTGGTGGTGACGTGGTCTTACGCCGTTTTCAAATAAGAATATCACTTATTTGGTCATTCTAAAAAACTAACGAATGAAGTATAAAAGGAAAATAAAAGTATTGGGTTAGAGACGTATATTATATATAGTCTAAGGGTTAATTCaaaacttataaaaaaaaaaccgagtaaattacaagttttgtcctttatgtatgtcccaaattgcaggcgctgtcctttgtctttaaaattgatgagttttgtccttaatgtttgcaaatcttgcacgttatgtcctttaggcctaaccaagttaatttttttttttgttaaatctgatcatgtgcaaggcacatgagggcatttttgtaatttcgtttttttaataaatggaaacaatatataattattatatgTTATATACATAAACACACACCCTCTCTCTCCTCAATTAACATAAGAGCATCCATGATATATAGTTTGAGTCATCATCTTCCCCAAATATGAACCCTAATTTGTGCATCCTGTTTCACGTCAAATTCGAGTTATATGATCACAATTAACGAATAAAACCTTAGGGCTTTTGAATGGAAAATGAAAACGAGTAGGATGGTGGCTTTCTTACCTAAAATCAGTGCACAGATTACAACGGTGGCTCGCCGGAAAAGGTTGCAGCGGCGGCAATGACAACAGAGAAAGAGAGGTAAGAGCGGTGGCTTTCTTACCTAAATACCCCCTAAGCAACCACCGGCGTAAACACAAAAAACCCTTGAAACCCTCCTTCTTTCTCCTTTGAACCAACCACAGGAGGAACACTTTGTTGACTCCATCCGAAAAACGACACCGTACAGCTCGCGAGCAAGGTTAATATGAAGACGAAGCTGATTAACAGTAACAGCTTGATTTTGAGTGTCCCTACAGTTGGAGATAAACAATGCACTAAAAAAGTAACAAAGTCAGGGAACTCAAAATGGCAATGTGACCGTTGCAATCAAGAGTTTGAAGAATGTGATTATAGATATCTACTTCAATGTCAGGTTCAAGATCACACTGGGTTGACATGGGTGACTGCTTTTCAAGAAGCGGGTGAAGAAATCTTGGGGTGCTCTGCGAAAGAGTTGTTCATGATGAAATCTGAAGGCGATGATGAACGATTTGGAAATGTGATTAAAAGCCGTCTTTTTGGTGAGGTGCTTTTGAAGCTGAAAATCAAAGAGGAAACATAtggttttaatttaatatattttctatttttacaAAATAGTCCTAATCTATATATTAGTTACACAATAGCCCCTTAAATGGTGAAATTACAATAGTACcctcatgtgctttgcacatgatcagttttaaccaaaaaatctaactgggtttggcctaaaggacataacgtgcaagatttgcaaacattaaggacaaaactcatcaattttaaagacaaaggacagtgcctgcaatttgggacatacataaaggacaaaacttgtaatttactaaAAAAACCACTATAGAGGTTACGGTTGGTGTTATTTTTGTAACTTATTATTATAATATGAATTGctatattagtattattaatatgtaACATAAACTATTAATATAATTTAAGAATTTTTATAAGTATGTGAGAGTTAAAAAGTTAAAACCAAGACTAAAAACTACTTGTGGTCAAAAGATAAAAACATTGTGgtcaaaaaataaaattaaaaaagtaTATTGTAGTTTGTGatgttatttaatttaatttaatttaatatatataataaaatataagtaAACACATTAAATTATTCTACTAGATACCTAAACAGTTGAACTTCAACATATTAAACTAGAGGTGCTAAATGTGCCGAGGTGTTCTCTATGTGGCGAGGTCGATGAATCGGCGGAACATATTTTCACATCATGTTATGTGGCGACTGTTATTTGGCAGCAGGTTTGTTTGTGGTGTTCGATCCcctttttttttgctttttcggTAAAAGACCTTTTGGAAGTTCATGAGTTTTGTGGCCTGagtgggttgggggggggggggaggttgtTAAAGGCATTGTTAGATTATCGTGTTGGAGCATTTGGAGAGCCAGGAATGAAGCTAGGTTCAATAATAAGCCGGTTAGTATTGGTAGTATCCTTAGTGAGATAAAGTCCGTTGGGTATTTATGGTTTAGTAGGAGAGCGAAGTTGAGTAGGTTTTCTTGGGttgattggtgtaaatttgtgaaTATgtaattgttgggtgtggtgccGCCTCGGTTTGAGGTTTGGCTTGTCGTTAATGAAagttacttttcaaaaaaaaaaaaaaaaactagaggtGCTAAAAAAAACTATATGGAATCAGACCCGAAAAACAAACGTGAAACCGGTCATTTTTATATTCGGATATTTTATACTCGTAACTGAACCTGATCTTACCCGTACGTATGGATAGGGTATACAATTTGAGATCAATACCTGTATCTAAAACCGTACCCGATTTATACCCGAAAATACATGGAACCGGTCATACCCTATACCCGAACCTGCTTATACTCTATACCCaaattttaaattatatatttatgttTAATACATGGAACCGGTCATACCCTATATCCGAACCTGCATATACCCTATACCCAAATTTTAAAGTATATATTTATGTTTACTTTAAACTTTTATATTTAAAAGCAAATAATTTATACTTGAGTAAATTTACGTATTTCTAATTTATTCTACTTGTTTTTACAAATTACAAACCAGGTAaaagatcaaataaaaacaaaattaacgTACGAAACGTATGAATTGagggaaaaagcaaaaagtgacggtgtcattttggtaattatcagcaacttcaaatTACTggggaaaaagaaaaaaatggcGGTGGCAATctggtaattatcagcaacttcaaaattactctagtagagtaattttgagcatctctagagtaattttgagcatatgtagagtaattttgggaaatgtagggtaattatcaaattactctagtagagtaattttgacttctgtagagtaattttggaaaATGTCTTGTACAAATTACTAGGGAAAAAGAAAAAAGTAGCGGTGGTAATctggtaattatcagcaacttcaaaattactctagtagagtaattttgagtatctctagagtaattttgagcatctgtagagtgattttgggaaatgtagggtaattatcaaattactctattagagtaattttgacttctgtagagtaattttggaaaatgtcttgtagagtaattttgttagcatttagttatgaggtttagctttatggtttagtttttagcttttactgggggggggggtgggtttaggtttttttttttttttttttttttttttttttttttgggaggggggggtgggggttaggtttttgggggtgggggggttagtgtaattttgataattaccctacagttttgataattaccctacacgaccaaaattactctacatgaacttacaaaattactctactagtgtaattttgaagttgctgataattaccaaaatgtcacCGCCACTTTTTTTGACTTTCTTTTCAATTCGTACGTTTcgtacgtttattttattttcacaGGAACTTAACTCTTACAAACCAAAtttaatttttaaacaaatttatatttgtataaaataatttaaaaaaaacctTATTTTTTAGAATCGACTACCAATACCCAAAATCATCATATCCAATACCCGATCATACCTGAACTTCTTCATACCCTATCTAGGTATATTGAGTATAATTTTTCTACTCAATAATTCTACGTGATTTCTTTTAATGCCTGATCATACCGGAACCAGGCATTAAAAAAACCTGATTTGTGCACGTCTATATTAAACTAGTTTTAAAATATCTTTACTAGTTATAGCCCAATATTATTAGGCATTGCCCAATGGACTACAATTTGGGTTTTTTAGGGTTTTAATTCCATCCAGAAACCATGTGGGCCAACACCACCTTATCCTCCATCTTCCGGCCAATCGCCACCGTCACCGCCACCGCCACCTACCGGAGCAACCGAGCTCCGTTCACCGTCTCCGCCAAGCACCCACGTCCTCAAAAAAACATCAAATACGACTACGAAGAAGAAACTGAAACTGAAACTGAAACCGAAACCGATCGAGAATTAGAACTTTTAAACCAGCGAGAAACTGAGGATCCAAATGCATACGCTGCTACTTCAGAGAAAATTAGCGGGTCTGCTGTTCTGTTAGCGCTGCAAAAAGCGAGTGCTCAGAAAACatcgaagaagatgaagaagaagaagatgatgatgaaaagCGTTAATGAGGATGAAGATAATCGGCGGAAACAGGGAGACGTGATTGAAGATTACAGTGATGTGAAGCCGTTGTGCATCAAGAGTGATTGGAAAGATCGGTTGGATGATCTGGAGATGCAGCTGCATCAACTGGTTCATCATACTTGATGTGGTGTTTATGGTAAATTAAAGTTACAATTTCATGTCATTTGATAGTTACAAAAGttatattaattaattagttattaaacatcaattgtatattattttcaaaagttccTAAAATGCATACACATTGCATTATCAATGTGAAAAAAACCGGAGTTTGAACTTTTGTAACCAACTGAATTGCGTACTCAAAAGAACCGAATCAGTCAATTCTGGGAGGCTCCAGTGAACTTTCTCTTTCTGACGGATCCGCTTTACGGGAGGTTTATTCTTCGGCCAGCTGATAAACACCCTTACAAGAGTGTAGGTCCACTCTTGTGGGGCTCAGGGATAATGGGTTTGTTACTGGCCAGGCAGCATTGAAGGCGGGATTCAGGCAAGGTTGTTAAACACGAGAAAGCTTGTTtagagaatcaacatgtgtttatCTCATTTTCTTTTGATACATTTGGTTCCCTAGTCCCAGAGGCCGTGAAATTCTTGAATATGGTCCAGCGGGTCGTGAATAGTAATCTTTTGACCCTTAAGAGTCGCTCCGTCTTTAGTAGGATCGGTTTTGCAATTCAAAAAGGGGTTACGGT encodes the following:
- the LOC110865869 gene encoding uncharacterized protein LOC110865869, whose translation is MWANTTLSSIFRPIATVTATATYRSNRAPFTVSAKHPRPQKNIKYDYEEETETETETETDRELELLNQRETEDPNAYAATSEKISGSAVLLALQKASAQKTSKKMKKKKMMMKSVNEDEDNRRKQGDVIEDYSDVKPLCIKSDWKDRLDDLEMQLHQLVHHT